A stretch of the Medicago truncatula cultivar Jemalong A17 chromosome 5, MtrunA17r5.0-ANR, whole genome shotgun sequence genome encodes the following:
- the LOC11407356 gene encoding monosaccharide-sensing protein 3: protein MLEVVIVAVAATLGNLLIGWDSSTIAGGMTYIKQEFDLEKDPTLEGLIVSMSFITGTVVTIFSGTISDMVGRRPMLITSSIMFIIGGLVMLWAPNVMVVLLSRIIGGVAIALAVTFNPLYISEIAPPDIRGQLNTLTQFACSGGMFLAYILVFSMSLLPSPSWRVMLSVISIPSVAYFLLAVFYLPESPRWLVSKGRMLEAEKVLQRLRRVEDVSGELALLAEGLSPGGEDISIEEYVVAPASEILVNQEAGKDYIKLYGPNEGVTMVAQPVDGQGSMLSRSMLSMHASRSMLSQQGSFASQAAANLKDPIVNLFGSLQESTLIESGRSRSMLINNADSFFNTGDPESSPFGTSDNLRAPLMSFQGGADRTFGSKEVLDMRSNSSLVHGNYVGTPRNTDIGGGWQLVYKSTDDAMGGKREGLQRVYLHADTSAAAVSQSPHVSFVSTSGYDIPIDGGEAFQAAGIVSRSILGTSDALSVPETAAKGPKWRALLEPGVKRALIVGIGLQILQQAAGINGFLYYAPQILEQAGVGALLSNLGISSISASFLVNIITTFCMLPCIAIAIRLMDVAGRRSIMLYTIPILIVCLLVLVLKQFFQLSSVLNAAISAVSVVVYESVFCMGLGVIPNIICAEIFPTSVRGLCISLTSLTYWVCTLAVTLTFPYLLQLLGLSGVFALFVGGCIISWIFVYLKVPETKGMPLEVIIEFFAIGAKPGTDPAEIGLKD from the exons ATGCTGGAGGTTGTGATTGTAGCAGTTGCTGCTACACTTGGCAATCTACTTATTGGATGGGATAGTTCAACCATTGCag GGGGTATGACCTATATCAAACAGGAATTTGATTTGGAGAAGGATCCAACACTTGAAGGGTTAATTGTGTCAATGTCTTTTATAACTGGAACTGTTGTCACCATATTTTCTGGAACAATCTCTGATATGGTTGGAAGACGGCCTATGTTGATAACATCTTCTATTATGTTTATCATTGGTGGTTTGGTAATGTTGTGGGCTCCTAATGTTATGGTTGTTCTCTTGTCGAGGATAATTGGCGGCGTTGCCATTGCTCTTGCTGTTACTTTTAATCCTCTTTACATATCTGAGATAGCACCACCTGATATAAGAGGACAATTGAACACTCTTACTCAGTTTGCTTGTTCTGGTGGAATGTTTTTGGCTTACATTCTTGTATTCTCAATGTCCTTGTTGCCATCACCTAGTTGGAGAGTTATGCTAAGTGTTATTTCTATTCCTTCTGTTGCTTATTTTTTGCTGGCTGTGTTTTATCTTCCCGAATCTCCTCGGTGGCTTGTTAGCAAAGGTCGAATGCTCGAGGCTGAGAAAGTTTTGCAAAGACTTCGCCGCGTTGAAGATGTCTCAG GGGAGTTGGCTTTGCTTGCGGAGGGTCTTAGTCCTGGGGGTGAAGACATATCCATAGAAGAATATGTAGTTGCTCCAGCTAGTGAAATCCTTGTTAACCAAGAAGCAGGAaaagattatataaaattatatggaCCTAATGAGGGAGTTACAATGGTTGCTCAACCTGTGGATGGACAAGGTAGCATGCTATCACGCAGTATGTTATCTATGCATGCATCGCGAAGTATGTTGTCTCAGCAAGGAAGCTTTGCATCTCAGGCAGCTGCTAATCTCAAAGATCCTATTGTCAACCTATTTGGAAGTTTGCAAGAGAGTACTCTCATCGAGAGCGGTCGTTCGCGCAGCATGTTAATTAACAATGCTGATAGTTTCTTTAACACGGGAGATCCAGAGTCTAGCCCGTTCGGTACCAGCGATAACCTGCGTGCTCCGCTCATGTCATTTCAAGGTGGTGCTGATAGGACTTTTGGATCTAAGGAGGTATTGGATATGAGGAGCAATAGCAGTTTGGTTCATGGAAATTACGTTggaacaccaagaaatacaGATATCGGTGGAGGTTGGCAATTGGTTTATAAGTCAACAGATGATGCCATGGGTGGGAAACGAGAAGGACTCCAAAGGGTATATTTGCATGCAGATACTTCTGCTGCTGCAGTGTCTCAGTCTCCGCATGTTTCGTTTGTTTCAACTTCTGGCTATGACATACCTATAGATGGCGGCGAAGCTTTTCAGGCCGCTGGTATTGTCAGCCGGTCGATACTTGGAACAAGTGATGCGTTGAGTGTGCCAGAAACCGCTGCTAAAGGTCCAAAATGGAGAGCTCTTCTAGAACCTGGAGTCAAGCGTGCATTGATTGTTGGAATAGGACTTCAAATTCTTCAACAG GCTGCTGGCATAAATGGATTTCTATACTATGCTCCTCAGATTCTTGAGCAGGCAGGAGTAGGGGCTCTTCTATCAAATTTAGGCATCAGTTCAATATCTGCTTCTTTTCTTGTAAATATAATTACAACATTCTGTATGCTCCCTTGTATAGCTATTGCGATAAGGCTCATGGATGTTGCTGGTAGGAG GTCAATCATGCTGTACACAATACCCATTTTGATAGTCTGTCTCCTGGTACTTGTGCTGAAACAGTTTTTTCAACTCAGTTCTGTGCTAAATGCCGCAATTTCAGCTGTCAGTGTTGTGGTCTACGAAAGCGTCTTCTGCATGGGTCTTGGTGTTATTCCCAACATCATATGTGCAGAAATCTTCCCAACCAGTGTTCGTGGACTCTGCATTTCGCTTACTTCCCTTACATATTGGGTTTGTACGTTGGCCGTCACTTTGACATTCCCTTATTTGCTCCAACTGCTTGGTCTTAGCGGAGTCTTCGCTCTATTTGTTGGTGGCTGCATCATTTCATGGATATTTGTCTACTTGAAAGTTCCAGAAACAAAGGGTATGCCTTTGGAAGTTATTATCGAGTTTTTTGCTATTGGTGCAAAGCCAGGTACTGATCCTGCAGAAATAGGATTGAAAGACTAA
- the LOC11413466 gene encoding mitochondrial phosphate carrier protein 1, mitochondrial → MAAMEGGISQELTPRYYALCTIGGMLSAGTTHLATTPLDVLKVNMQVHPIKYYSISSCFTTLLREQGPSVLWKGWTGKFFGYGAQGGCRFGLYEYFKGVYSNVLVDQHRSLVYFLSSASAEVFANLALCPFEAVKVRVQAQPSYAKGMFDGFPKVYAAEGARGFYRGLVPLLGRNIPFSMVMFSTFEHSVDFLYRNVVKRKKEECSKTQQLGVTCLAGYTAGSVGSFVSNPADNIVASLYNRKAESLVLAIRKIGLANLFTRSLPIRMLLVGPSITLQWFFYDTIKVLGGLPTSGEVATDLEEGSG, encoded by the exons ATGGCGGCCATGGAAGGAGGAATCTCACAGGAATTAACGCCAAGGTATTATGCCCTTTGCACCATTGGAGGAATGCTCAGTGCTGGTACCACTCATCTTGCTACCACTCCTCTTGATGTTTTGAAAGTTAACATGCAG GTGCACCCTATTAAGTATTACAGTATTTCGTCATGCTTTACTACGTTATTGAGGGAACAAGGGCCTTCTGTCCTGTGGAAAGGATGGACAGGCAAGTTCTTTGGCTACGGTGCTCAAGGAGGGTGCAGATTTGGTCTCTATGAATATTTTAAGGGAGTTTACTCCAATGTATTGGTAGACCAGCACAGAAGTCTTGTATATTTTCTTAGTAGTGCATCTGCTGAAGTATTTGCCAATTTAGCTCTATGTCCATTTGAAGCTGTTAAAGTCAGGGTTCAAGCACAACCTAGTTATGCTAAGGGCATGTTTGACGGCTTTCCAAAGGTATATGCAGCTGAAGGCGCACGAGG ATTCTACCGTGGACTTGTTCCACTTTTGGGTCGAAACATTCCAT TTTCCATGGTTATGTTCTCAACATTCGAGCATTCTGTTGATTTTTTGTATCGTAAtgttgtcaaaagaaaaaaggaggAATGTTCAAAAACTCAACAACTTGGTGTGACATGTTTAGCTGGATATACCGCTGGATCCGTTGGTAGCTTTGTTTCTAATCCTGCTGACAATATAGTAGCTTCTCTTTATAACAGAAAAGCCGAGAGTCTTGTTCTG GCTATCAGAAAGATTGGGCTAGCCAATTTATTTACCAGGAGTCTTCCTATTAGAATGTTGCTGGTTGGTCCTTCTATAACTTTGCAATGGTTTTTCTACGATACTATCAAAGTTTTAGGTGGACT
- the LOC11405802 gene encoding RING-H2 finger protein ATL8, with amino-acid sequence MTRPLRILLSMETTPTTVVVAPPPEAVAIESDFVVILAALLCALICVVGLIAVARCAWLRRDSGAGNSPQQALANKGLKKKVLQSLPKFSYVDSNPGKWLATTECAICLSDFAAGDEIRVLPQCGHGFHVACIDTWLGSHSSCPSCRQILAVTRCQKCGRFPANGGEATGVTVSEPEMKSREDSNVGANSNSGGVSSCSNNSAHHNHSGNSGFLP; translated from the coding sequence ATGACTCGACCGCTAAGAATTCTCCTTTCAATGGAAACCACACCCACCACCGTAGTGGTGGCACCGCCACCGGAAGCCGTAGCTATAGAATCAGATTTCGTTGTAATTCTCGCAGCTTTACTCTGTGCTTTAATATGTGTTGTTGGACTCATCGCCGTCGCTCGTTGTGCTTGGCTCCGACGAGACTCCGGCGCCGGAAACTCACCTCAACAAGCTTTAGCCAACAAAGGACTCAAGAAAAAAGTTCTACAATCACTTCCCAAATTCTCTTACGTCGATAGCAACCCTGGAAAATGGTTAGCAACAACAGAATGCGCGATTTGTCTCTCGGATTTCGCCGCCGGCGATGAGATCCGTGTTCTTCCACAGTGTGGACATGGTTTTCACGTGGCTTGTATTGATACATGGCTTGGGTCACACTCATCTTGTCCTTCTTGTAGGCAGATTCTGGCGGTGACGAGGTGTCAGAAGTGTGGTAGGTTTCCGGCGAACGGAGGTGAAGCTACCGGAGTTACGGTTAGTGAACCGGAGATGAAAAGTAGAGAAGATAGCAATGTCGGTGCAAATAGTAATAGTGGGGGTGTTAGTAGTTGTAGTAATAACTCTGCACATCACAATCATAGTGGAAACAGTGGGTTCTTGCCTTAA